Part of the Henckelia pumila isolate YLH828 chromosome 2, ASM3356847v2, whole genome shotgun sequence genome is shown below.
ACATGGTTTTTTCGTAAGTTTATGTGCCACTGCATCAAGTGAATGGATAGATGTGCTATAGTCACTTTGTTCTTGGTATTCATCTTGAGTGTGGATACATAACACGATAAATAGTATCAGTACTACTGGTTCCAAATGTTGGGAGATTTTATGCGGTATTTGTGTATGAGATGTTGGTCGAACATCTTgtttgaaaataaacaaaatattaacaGACTTCACATATTTGTTTTCAAGCAATATGTTAGTTCGAATATGTCGCGTAAAAACATACATCGATATTTTTTTCCCTGATACTCCAAATCAGAGAACAAAATTTACTTGTAAATTGTATGCAACTAGGAGTAGGATATGGACGGTGCCTAGGAAAATCGCGGTTCTATTATAGTTGGCTGCAGCAAGTAGGTGAACACCATCCCATCTACATTCAGCTAATTGTCATTCGTTAAATTGAATTAACACAAATCCAaatgtctttattttaattagttccaattattttttttaaaaaatatatacttgTAATTAGATTGTAGTTTGCTTCAGTtcatccaaaaataaaatttaatagtaataattttaattaatcattaaaaaTTACTCCCCATCCCGATTATATATGCCATTTTTTCCACTTaagaaaaaatattgaaaaattttattatataaaaatgtattattttcactttattttattcattcaaaAACTTTTTAGTGTGTTTGACACACGATACGTAcatacacaaaaaaaaattattaaaaaatttcaaaattacttaaaataaaaaattacgtAGATTAATTTTATACAATTAGACTTTTTATAACAATATTGTGATGATAAATTTatgataatatattttttcatgaataATAGATGCTATAAATCAAATTAGGGTAATTTAATAGATAGACAAAAATGCTTATACTTTCATAtttcaataaatttattatttatcactaaattcatatttattttttaattaaaaaattaacaatttaatttatctttgaatataacataaattatttattcacCATAATTTTCTCTTTTATAAATTACTAGTATCATATTATTAGGGATGGTTTGTACTTTTGTATGACCTccttcctttttttttaaaaaaaatttttagttaaaaaaaacGTGTATTATACAAGCATGCAATGTGTGCCACTTAAAATATtaatagtttaatatttttgtattaTATATAACCCACAAAATATTAACATGATTGCATGTCCAATTTGCTtttgtttgaaaatatttgtcGGAAAAGATGTTCATAATAAATCTTACAAATcaacatattatttttaaaattttgattatcCTTAGTAGctttatattgtgatattttttaaaaaaaattagttacaACAGAAACATATAAGAATATATagaatatataaaatcttattatCTTTATTACATTAGAGatcttttaattaattgttttccaattggttgatgaagtttgatataaaATTAGAATTGTATCATAACTTAATTCttaacaaaattaaaattattagaaaaattagtcattttatatgatttctatttttcttagttatttgatatttaattatttaccaAAACAAAACTCACTTTGTGACATTtgatgttaattttttttacgaaAATATCACTCACCTTTATAAAATTGATTATATTTATTCCTCTTTggtgaatattatttatttacggAAACACTACAATTTTTGTATTTGTTAATTTCACCATTTTTTGTTTACGTTAAAAAATAAACTATACAAGAGCGTGCACAAAAGTACTAGAATAGAAGAAACATGAGAACAAAAATTTACTTAACTTGAAATTTCGAATTAAAAAGTAAATTACATGGAATAAAACTAAGAATTATATCAATGAGtaattttctattatttttctGTATTTATggataaattaaatcatagttTTTTGAgggattaaaaatttaaaataatttattttaggaATTGAGACAATCAATAAATTTACTAGAAAAAGGGTATCATTGTCCATGTatcttacaaaaaataaatataaagtgTATTTAGTTCTCTCTCGTAATATCAATATCTGTATTTGTGCATGGCAAGTGTCCAAatgtaaatttttattttcctattttttaaTATTCTATACATTTAAGCTAACATCAtccaagatttaaaaaaaaaatatttcaccGCATTTAATTGCATTCAGTTTTGTGTATGATTATTTATCTGACAATACCGAATTACATTCAGAAATTTTTATTCTATTGATGTTGGTAGTCATCATTTCAAATGAAAAAGCAACGAGAATGGAGAAGGCAAGGggcatcaaaattttaaaagttcaagATATATTAATCTTTTGTAAGAGATTTTACgacgattaaaattttcaaaagtaaTCAAATAAGATCAATCTCATAACTATAAATGTACTTACtatatgataaaaataaatgaatatATCTAAAAGAAcgtgcaaattgctcaaaaatgcCCAATGCAAACATATTTTGCTCTGCACTTCCTAGtcacttttttgtaccacatttttttattaatttgtaccatattttgtatggttttgtaccacatcttgtattgttttgtaccacattttatgactagagatcccaaagcaaaacatgtttgcatttggggatttttgagcaaattgcccaaAGAATAACCACTTTCGTGAAACTATTTtcttaatttcaaaatttatcatTTCACCATATCACATTTGATTTTATacaattcttaattaaaagtgcataaataaaatataaatattcaatgtaaaataagagttttttttatggtgcccaactcatatgcccaactccatgcccaccatgtacaatatgtgagttgaccaacacaattgattagttgacttatcacatattgtacatggtgggcgcatggagttgggcatatAAAGTTGGGCACCATAAGAGAACtctgtaaaataaataaataaataaattttaatcttgGCAAGGAATGAAATTTCGGGTAAGGGGGACAGAAAGGATTGATTTCGACGATTTTGAGGAAGTCGACAAACGTTCAAGTTTTGGAAAGATGCGTCCAAATTCAACTATAAATTGACAACATCATTTTCCAGTTTCTTCCAGTATTATTGAATATGGGTCCAGTGGAGAGCGCCATGTCAGATTTCCTCCGTGTATGCGGCGGAGTGGCCGTGATCGACGGTGGGCTCGCGACCGAGTTGGAACGCCATGGTGCGGATCTCAACGACCCTCTTTGGAGCGCCAAATGTATACTCACTTCCCCTCACCTCGTCCGCGCCGTACGTCTCCCACTCCCTCTTTCGCCCGTTCTTTGTTTCGTGCTTGGTTGTGTTGTCTGTCTTATTAATTAACAGGTTTGCTGCGGTTTTAAATAGTGACAGTACTTTTTGgccatcaaatttttttttttttttgttgcgtTTCTTGTTTCCGTGGAGTTTTATTTTACCCCGAATCTTGCAGTGAGTTCTTGATTCTGTACGTGTTGGCATTTAGACAGAGGGAAGAAGCTCACGGAACCGACACTAGTGAAAGTTCCAAATTCACACTTAGGTGGCTGCCTGGCTTGTACTATTCTGTTCCAGTTTCTGCTCAATGGCTGTTTAGGGAATGTAGGAACTTAGGAATTTATTCTGAAAGCATATTTACTATTTTAGTTATCCAATTTCCACTAAATTGGAGGATATGCTCTAATGGTTTTTAGGAAGTGCTTCAGCCTTCATGATTTGGATAAAACTCCGGGTTGCTTGCAATTTTATCGAGGTTATGGGTTATTACGTGGACGCTAGGAAGTTAATTGATATTAGAATTTGAAGGCATAACTAAGCTTATTATTATGATGTTTCCTCCAGTGTGTTTGGACTGTTAATCAGAAGGTTTTTACCTGCAGAATTAGCATCTCATGaccattaattaaaaaaaacgctACCATCTCTTGGTGGTTGTGATAACCGCATGACATCATTGAACTCTGAGGTTCTTGTCCTGCTGGAAAATAATGGCCTGGCTcacaaaatttaaaatgtaAAGTGTCCGAGTTCTATTTTTCTTCAAATGCTCATTATTTATCTTTATAGAACAGGTACATCTTGATTACCTGGAAGCTGGTGCAGACATAATACTCACGGCATCTTATCAGGTgcctttttcttttcatttcatGTAGTGAAATTTGTGTTGCAAGGAGTTGATATGGGTTAATCTGAAATAAGTTTTTTCTGAAATTGCAGGCAACCATACAGGGATTTGAGCAGAAAGGTTATTCTCGAGAAGAAAGTGAAGGCTTACTCACAAAGAGCGTTGAAATTGCTCGCGAGGCACGGGATGTTTACTACAATAGGTGCCGGGAGTCCCTTTCTGGTCATGCTCCTGGTGGTAGAATTCTGAAGCAGCGGCCAATACTGGTTGCAGCATCTGTGGGAAGTTATGGTGCGTACCTGGCTGATGGTTCAGAATATAGGTGAGCTTAacttaagattctgtgattctGTCCAGGATTAGATATTTTTTCTATATTGGAGCTGTGATAAGAAGGATATGATCTCAATTCTCTTCATGCTTCTCCACTCTTTTTAGAGGTCACATTTCACTCTGTCGGACACCTTCATCTTACTTGTTTGgacttataaaattttttatgatgtTCCATCATCCTTTAATTCTAGCAAGGGATGAAGCTTTTACTTGCTTCTTGGCTATAACAGGACTGTAATCTTATCTGATTCGTGCAATACAGTATCAAGCCTTTATTTTTGCTTACGGTGGACAAATCTAATCTTCTCTTATTTTTCTTGATGACTTCTAGTGGTGACTATGGAGATGCTATGGATCTGGAGTTCTTAAAGAATTTTCACCGGAGGAGGGTTAAGGTTCTTGCAGACTCTGGTCCTGATCTTATAGCCTTTGAAACAGTACCCAATAAACTAGAAGCTCAGGTACCAAGTTTATTTGCTGAAGACCTTGTTTTTCTCGATAAAAAAAAGAAGGAAACAGGGTAATGAATGCATAAAACTCTGGATTCTTGTCCTTGAGAATCATTTTAATGTGCAATGGTGCATTTTGTTGGATGGGAGCCTTTTGGAGTCTTGTTATTGACAATACTTTGTGCTTGTTCAGGCTTTTGCTCAGCTCCTTGACGAAGAGGAAATCAATATACCTGCATGGATGTCCTTCAATTCTAAGGATGGTGTTCATGTTGTTAGTGGTGATTCTTTGCTCGATTGTGCTGCCATTGGTGAAAATTCCAAGAAAATTGTCGCAGTTGGAATTAACTGTACCCCACCTAGATATATCCAAGATCTGATTATATGCATCAAGAAGGTACATATTACGTGTTTCTTCCATCCTGATTGTTTGCTgctgtttgtttgttttgtttttatgtgtATGATACTGAAAATTGTGCCACAATTTCTAGCTGTAGACgcctttgaaaatattttactGTTTATCATGACTTGATTTTACCTCAGGTGACTACCAAACCAATACTTATTTACCCAAATAGCGGTGAGAGTTATGATGCTGATAAGAAGGAGTGGGTGGTGAGTCCTTTTACTTTGGTTTCCTGTCTTCATTCATTTTAATAAAGGATAGATTCTCCCCAGCTTCTTCTTTCTCGGTTATTTTACAAAACAATATCATGGCATGTGAGAAATATGAGGAGTTTTCTGAATGGTCAGGAACTCTTGCTACTCGTGTAATTTGACCGATACTCTCCTGATTTCGGCAACATTTTCTCCTTGCAAGATATACACATGTTAAGCATAAATAAAGCGAAGACCAAATAAAAGGGGGGTCACTAGACAGAAGCAGGCTAAATATAACTTGGCAGTCAGCATATGTAGATGTTTCTGCATTTCGTGGTTGTTTCAGTGTGATCATCTTGTATTGTATTGCAGCAAAATACTGGGGTCTCGGACAGCGACTTTGTCTCTTATGTGAACAAATGGTGTGAAGTTGGGGCATCTCTAGTGGGAGGTTGCTGCAGAACAACTCCCGATACGATCAGAGCTATTTACAGAACCCTCTCTAGTAAGGCGAGTCACCCCATCTTGAGTGTTGATGGTGACATAGGACCAAAGGGCGAAGAATCTTGATCATGACGGGCTAGTTGAGAGGTGAAACGGGTTCAGTATGTTGCGGCAAAAGTTTTGGTTGAGCAATAGATGAAGAGAGGTGAGGAGTGGTCTCATTTGAAATGTTTTTAGAGCTGGAGGGTGTTCTCACTGGCATAATATTATGGGCATTTGTGATATGATTAGTGTGGCTAAACTTTATTTATGTAATCTCTTCTTTCCTACGAAATTCATTTGTGTTTCACCTGATCTTGGACAATCAATGCGTTAGATTTTTTCCGGTTAGTATGCATAGCTAAAGTTTAATTGATAGTATTAATAGTATAGAAGTATAGATTACCACTGAAAACTGGGGGAAAAAATAGCTTTTAATTGGatggttgaattttttttaaaaaaatgatcataGTTTTAAAATGAGTAGATATCTTGTGATACGGTCTTACGAAATCTATATTTGTGATATAACGACCAATTCATATAGATTCATAAGATGAGTCGACCAATTCATATGCAtcgaaaattaataattttgatataaaaacataatgtttttcatgagTTAATTCGAGTCGATCTATCTCACAAGATTGACTAAGACAATCTTATGGAAGGTTTTGTGTTTTCAAATACATATAGACAATGTTTGAGATTGTTTCTATGAGTGCTTCAcaaaatttgatgaaaaaaaagtttaaaagtgGTTCAGAAAATTAGGTGAATGAAAGTTCAAAAGTGCATTCTAGAAACATTGTCAAAAGCTGCCATAATCTCCTGCAAAGCTATATGAATATATCCAAAGAATTCTAAAATAATAGTCTtacttattaaaaaataaataaaaaattataatcgtACTTTCAATTTGACCCATTTCATCATTCTTATTGAATGGTCAAGAAGAGGGCGCAAGATCTTCGATTGAGCCAATAATTATAGAGAAATGCTGGATACATGAGAAAATTGTATTAAATTTGATTGCTAAAAGTGAATTGGTCGAACAACTTGAGCGTGAGATATGATTAGGAGAGAAGATATGATTGCACCACGTTCATTTATAAATAGAGTTAGTCTCTTGAGATCATCTCATGTATTTTTATACGTGAGACGAGTCAAAACTCaattatatttacaataaagcAAAAATTCCTATGAAAtggtctcaagggtcatttttttttgagacggatctcttatatgggttatccattaaaaagtattacattttatgccaaaagtattacttatcattataaatatgggtaggattgacccgtctcacagatgagaccgtctcacaggagtgttactcaaTAAAGAGTTATAcctttgacataaaaaataatatcatatcatgagatccgtctcacaaaatttacccttgagaccgtctcataagaGTTTTTGTGTTATATCCGATAAcatgaataaattaattatgGTTTATGGTTATCAGTTACAATGATCGAGGTAGgacgatttttttttaaagataaaataaaatgtagTTCATCCTATTGCAAAGAATGTGAACTTCAAATTATACTATTGTCTGTTGCACGCGATGCGTgcatatacataattttttttaatgtttattaattttcatattatttttaaaaatcacatGATGAATtagatattaaaatttttaaaagtgatAATTATCTAATCTAAAtctttcaaaacaaaaatataatctaaaaattaaaaaataaaaacaaagatagcgagtgtcattttgataaataatattGTTTCTAGTTGCTAAAAAAAGAGGAAATtatataaaatgactattttgtctaATAAGTTTGGTTTTGTTGGGAATTAAGTTAgtatataatcataattttatctcaaacttcaccattaattaattaaaagttagttaattagaagatctctactataataatataataagataACTACTAATAGTCGTGATACATGTTATGTGTGTTAtccaaagaaaaaatagaatgattttttttaaaaaataaaataaaataaagttcataaatttttgaagaaatgataaaatcaatttttgtaattaaaatgATAGAAAGATAATATATAGATGAAAGAAGATTTGAGAaagataattaattttttttaaaaaaataaaaaaattgcagTTCATCCTATTGCAAAGAGTGTGActtcaaattatataattacTAGTAGCCGTGATACATGTTATGTGTGTTAttcaaagaaaaaatagaatgatttttttaaatataaaataaaataaagtttataaatttttgaagaaatgataaaatcaatttttataattaaaatgataGAAAGATAATATATAGATGAAAGGAGATTTGAGAgtaaaagataataaatatttttttaaaaaaatagtagtATAATCATTTTTAAATTGATAAGAAAGATGGTATTTTAGagaaacaaaaaattatatcatgacACTAGTTTGTTAGGATAGGTTGTTTGTGTATTATTGATAGTAA
Proteins encoded:
- the LOC140881873 gene encoding homocysteine S-methyltransferase 2-like isoform X2, whose protein sequence is MGPVESAMSDFLRVCGGVAVIDGGLATELERHGADLNDPLWSAKCILTSPHLVRAVHLDYLEAGADIILTASYQATIQGFEQKGYSREESEGLLTKSVEIAREARDVYYNRCRESLSGHAPGGRILKQRPILVAASVGSYGAYLADGSEYSGDYGDAMDLEFLKNFHRRRVKVLADSGPDLIAFETVPNKLEAQAFAQLLDEEEINIPAWMSFNSKDGVHVVSGDSLLDCAAIGENSKKIVAVGINCTPPRYIQDLIICIKKVTTKPILIYPNSGESYDADKKEWQNTGVSDSDFVSYVNKWCEVGASLVGGCCRTTPDTIRAIYRTLSSKASHPILSVDGDIGPKGEES
- the LOC140881873 gene encoding homocysteine S-methyltransferase 2-like isoform X1, encoding MGPVESAMSDFLRVCGGVAVIDGGLATELERHGADLNDPLWSAKCILTSPHLVRAVHLDYLEAGADIILTASYQATIQGFEQKGYSREESEGLLTKSVEIAREARDVYYNRCRESLSGHAPGGRILKQRPILVAASVGSYGAYLADGSEYSGDYGDAMDLEFLKNFHRRRVKVLADSGPDLIAFETVPNKLEAQAFAQLLDEEEINIPAWMSFNSKDGVHVVSGDSLLDCAAIGENSKKIVAVGINCTPPRYIQDLIICIKKVTTKPILIYPNSGESYDADKKEWVQNTGVSDSDFVSYVNKWCEVGASLVGGCCRTTPDTIRAIYRTLSSKASHPILSVDGDIGPKGEES